cagaaaagaaaataaaaaggtgaACTGTTTAAGATTTCACTTGTGGTAAATTATTTCTTACGCTTCTTTCGAGTTATATAAGAAGCTGCATGCAATAGTAAATACCTTCTGAAAAGGGTTAGGGTACAGCCCCAATGAGTAGGCTATACCTAGAAATATAAGCACTCCTTTTATTTATATGCCTTTTCTTGTTATGGTTTTACAAGTTTCTTAATAAAAACAAGAACCCTGATTTTCTATTTTGTCCTCTTCCACCTGAAAAAAGCTCCCGGAAGAGATTTTGGTAAAAATCTTCTTAAGGCTACCAAGGAGGTCTGTGTTGCGATTCAGGTGCGTGAGTAAGTCTTTGTGTAACTTATTTCATACCTCTAGTTTTCTAGATGCATCGCTTATCTGTTTTGCAGTTCAGATGCGTGAGTAGGTCTTTTCAGCTCCACATTTATATCTCCCGCTAATTGTGATGGATTGGTTGCTTATCTGTAAACGGCATGTATCTTTGATATGATGTTGAACTCACTCTCTGCCTATTTGGGCTTCGTACTTTTCTAGCTCAAATGAAAGAACTGATACTTTTATTTTTCGAGTTCAAATGATATACTTGTTCAGTAAACAGAATGAAATAGTCGATCATGGATGTCGGCACTTAACAACTCTTACAAGACCGAATACCAGTGTTGGAATTGCCCAAAATTTTACGCATCTGTTTACGGGTTTCCTGTAGACAAATGGTGGAGCCTCTGAATTTATGTGCCTGAGCAAACAGAAGGAAATAGTCAGATGACTGCAACACAGATGTACTGACTCTTTAAGTCTTGTTTTTGCTCAGAAGATGAACGCCATCATTGACTATAATTGCTTGAGAACATTCACCTCATGCTACCAATGGCCCTCCCATTCTCATTTCTAGCGAAGGCGACTAACGCAGACTTAGAGTTTGAGATTGCTGCATCCAATCTACCCCATGTACAATTTCAATTCGATTAATTTAGGTTCGCAACATTTGTATTCTAAAGGTTTTCTAGTCACATCTAATATCTCACGACTTAATCACGCACGACATTATAAGAAGTTCTCCAATGAAGTTCTGCAGTTTTTCCTTGATATAAATAATGCAGATTATTGTAATAAAATAGGAGACTTCCTATATCCATGGAAGCAGGGATCATCGCAATGTCAAATCCCAAAGCATCATTCACAAACTTGTCAAAAGCAGCAGGACAATCATTCACTGCAGCAATTGCAGACCCATAAAAATCATAACCCAATTCCTCATCCTGCATAATTTTAGTTATTACCGGAACTCCTCCGGCATTGACAAAATGCACTATATTCTCCAAACGTTCTAAAACTTTTTGTTTTAGTATCTGTCAACGATTATGTAACTTCCGTGTGACAAAAGATGGAGCCTCGGACCCCGTCAGACGTCTCCGGTACATTTTACAAATTTAGTCGGGGACTTGGAGTTTTACGGAGGAGAGAAAACGGTGGGAACTCTACATCTGATGGTTGTACCTATGCAAGGGCCTCTGAGATGTCTTCAGTAGAGAAAGGAATGCTGCGATAAAATCATATAACAGAAGATAATTCCAAACTTATGCTAATGCTTTCTTATGTAGTTGCGACAAGGTCGGACATGACTTATGCATTGCGATTAAGACTGGTAAAGCATTGCATAACTTATCCAACAAAGAAGGAACATGTAATTGATCAACCCAAATGAATTCATCAACTAGAATGTGCTAATGCTTATTATGACCAAAAACAAGAGAGCTTCTACTTTTTATTACTTTGAATTTTTGTGAATACAAGCGATTATTCTAATTACAACAGAATCGATAACTCTCCAATATCCAAACcaccatttattttttttaagaagcAAAATAAGAAACAAACCCCAGAATCCAACTCCAAACCCTATAGCGGTAACACCACAAAACAATATTCTCTCATTTGCATCCTCTTGATCACCTTCTTCAACTTCAGTTATAGGATTAGTGTCACCAACACTAGTATTACTTTCACCCTCGCGAACTTTATTTGTAGGGAATCCGCACAATAAATCGTTCCAGAGAAAAGCTGAACCATCCCAACTCAAAGTCTCAAAGTGACCTCCTCATGGAATCCTGCCGCTCAAGTTATTATAAGATAAGTTCAGAAACCCAAGAGGGTCTATTGATGTCAACGATTGTGGGATTTTTCCAGACAACATATTGAAACTTAAATCCAAAGACTCTAAGTTAGACATGTCTCCGAGATTCGCAGGGATATTACCTGAGAAATGATTGTGGGACAAATTAAGCATATAAAGTCGTTTTAGTAAACTTATCTCTTTTGGAATGTTTCCATCAAGGTTACTGCATGATAGATCGATTGCTGAGGTATAGCTGAATAGTATCTCAACCTCGACGTTATTCCCTTTGATCATCATATCCACTCGTACGAAGTTCGAGACATAATCGTCAATCGAGAATGTGTCATTAAGTCTACTCACTAGCTTCTTCAGGTTCCCCATGCTGCCAGGAATTTGGTTGTTAAGACTATTTTGTGATAAGTCCAAGATACGAAGTTGATGCAAATAACTTATCTCCATAGGGATTGACCCATTAAATTTGTTTGACTTTAAAGAAAGGATATGAAGGTCACGTAATGAACAAAATTCGGTAGGTATATTGCCTTCAAACTTGTTGTTGGCTAAGTCGAGAACTATCAAGTTTTGAAGCTTGCCGATAGATTTAGGAGTACCATTGAGATTGTTGTCATTTAATAAAAGATACCTCAATTCTCCAGCTGTTCCAATCTCATTTGAAATATTTCCAGTGAGATTGTTGGAGCCAAGACTCAGATATGAAAGATTCCTACAATGCCATAAACTAGTAGGAATAGTCCCAGAAAGAGAGTTATTACCCAAACCTAAGAACTCCAAGTGGGGTAGATTGCTCAACTCTTTTGGTACTGACCCAGTTAAGTGATTGCTGGACAGACTTAATTCTCTTAAATTTCTCAAATTACTCAGAAGCAGGGATTGCATCAGTTAATTcatggggattttaataaagtgccacacttccaatttgcagtttaagaaaatgccacaGTTTTTTCCatagtttatttaatgccacacgtttgaccttttccatccaaaaaaactgttgccatcagttagtacataggtggcatttatccagcttagtaaaagacatatacacCCTCAAATCTTTCACCAACTCACCAAACCCATTCCTTATTTTGGCAGTTCCCTTCTTTTCTTACACTTCTTGTAGCCTTCACAGTCAGTTCATAGCTCAATCTTCTCAGCTTACAGCTCTATCTCTGCTTAAACATCTCAACTCCATTTACTCCATCCATCACCCTGTAATCTGGCATACTCAGCTTCACCAGGACCACGGCCAGCTTAACCTCCTTTCTTCATTTCCAGCAATCTCTGCCTGCGAACACATCAGAACTACCACCAAACTGCAGCGGCAACAATACCAGCTGCACCAtttcatctcataaacatacaccTCCTCATACCATTTCCAGTGTCAATTCAATTTCATTACCAGCACATCTGTTACTCATCTCGCTTGCAATCTCGCCATGTCCAGTTCAACAACATCATACCCATCTGTAATCCATCACCGATTCCTCCTTGTTCTTGGGTTCACTGCACCTGCAACATCCACCAGTAAAACTCTCCAGCATCAACACTGTCATGTCACCTGTCCTAGCATTCATATAAGTCACCAAATACCCATGGAACTCTGTAGCAACACTTCAGTTCCACGgcaattcatcaccaaccatcgcAGTCATTTTCTCTTGCTTCATCTCAAGAGCCTACAACAACTCCCTGCAGCTCCTGTGACATTAACCAAGCACAAACCACCTTGTACACAGGCTCAACTGGTAGAAACTGAGCTTGAAGAGGTGAAGAAAAAACCATTTATGACTTTTATCGAACACCTAATGTGCCATTCTCATCTTGGTGTAACATTGAAATTTCTAGCGCTTCTAAACTCACCGAAACACCTGCAAATTCAATCCCATGACAGTTCTACCATTTTATAGCCATATATCCCCTGGAAAACCATCTTCAGTTTCATTCAACACCTATCAGAAAAAATGTCACCAAACCCATGGAACCAACATCATACATCTCCATTACCACCAACCAGTTCAGTctctgcaacttcttcttcaacctGCCATCACCTGCAACCATGACCCAAGCCATGACATCACCACCAGTATCAGCCACCAATACTGCTTCATCACGACAACCATCATAATCAAAACAATTTACAGTAAAAAACAATTAGAACCCTAATTAACATAcgaaactggaaaaaaaatgaaaatcaagctAAACCCTGTTCTTAAAACAACCTGAATTCTATGAATTAAACATAATTTTGACGAACCCTAAAATTATTTCCCAAAACTTTAAGAAAGATTTTTGACAAATCCTATACGTAGGTTtcacaaaactgattttgatacCATCTCATCACTGTTCTTGCTTCATCACAAAATTCTAACCAATTCTCGATTTGATTCAAACCCACAATCATCACAGCATCCATCAGATCAATATCTTGATCTCTATCGGCAAATCAAACCCAATGTTCAATTTATTCTCAATTATCCACGACTGTATctcagttcaatttcatcattgtaccctatcaattcttcttcatcttccatttcTAGAGATCGACAACAACATCAACTCTAAATGTTCATCTGAATCACCAAGAACACCTCCAATTTTAAAACAAATCCTCAATTtgaaccttcacaatctcaatagaTCTAATTCTCAGACCCATCTTCATTTTTTACTCGATTTCATCTCTCAATTTCTCTGTTTTTTCTCGACCGTTCTCGGCAATAATAGCAGCAGCTGCTGCTTTTCTCCTCTCTCAGATTCTTTGTTCTGCTTTCTCCTAATTAGCGATTCACAAGTCTTTAAGAATTGTGAAGGGTAAATAGGGAATGATAACATATTTTCTTGACTTGTTCAACGCATATAGACCGGTTTGGTAGGCCCTGACGGAATAtttaacggttgtggcatttaattAACTCtggaaaaaacggtggcattttcttgaatcgggatttgcaagtgtggcagtttgttaaaattccCTTAATTCATTTTGAAAAAGAGATAAAGTAGCCAAAATTCTCAAATTAGCCACTGATACAGGAATTGAACCAGTGAGTTTGTTTTGGAACATATACAAGATATCTAAAGACTTCAGGTTTCCTGAATCACGAGGAATGATGCCAGAAAGTTGATTCCCGAAAACTGATAAGTAAGTGAGGTTGGCCAAGTTGCATATGGAAATAGGGATATGACCAAATAAATTGTTTCTGGAAAATTCCAAGGATGTAAGAGCGGTTAGCCCTCCTATATCTT
Above is a genomic segment from Papaver somniferum cultivar HN1 chromosome 10, ASM357369v1, whole genome shotgun sequence containing:
- the LOC113315467 gene encoding receptor-like protein 9DC3, which produces MNARTGDMTVLMLESFTGGCCRCSEPKNKEESVMDYRWAEIAGNEERRNLSYLSLGSNNLTGNISNEIGTAGELRYLLLNDNNLNGTPKSIGKLQNLIVLDLANNKFEGNIPTEFCSLRDLHILSLKSNKFNGSIPMEISYLHQLRILDLSQNSLNNQIPGSMGNLKKLVSRLNDTFSIDDYVSNFVRVDMMIKGNNVEVEILFSYTSAIDLSCSNLDGNIPKEISLLKRLYMLNLSHNHFSAFLWNDLLCGFPTNKVREGESNTSVGDTNPITEVEEGDQEDANERILFCGVTAIGFGVGFWGLFLILLLKKNKWWFGYWRVIDSVILKQKVLERLENIVHFVNAGGVPVITKIMQDEELGYDFYGSAIAAVNDCPAAFDKFVNDALGFDIAMIPASMDIGSLLFYYNNLHYLYQGKTAELHWRTSYNVVRD